The DNA segment GACGCTCACGTCGGGGGTGCCTGCACCGTTATCAACCATCCTCGACCTGGGCGCCTGCAATACGGGTAAGCCGACGTCGGTGACAGCGGCTATCAGTGTCGAAAGACCAAGCGCTTTTAGCGGTGTTCAAACTGCTCGAAGATAAACGAGAAAATTCGCAAGAGCATACCTACGACTTGATGAGGGTATCAGCTAGGTAGCCCAGCATACCAATCGGCATATGGGGTGTTCTTTGCCATATGCCGATTCCAGTCAGGCGCGCCGTCCGACCACCAAACGGGACCCCGCTCACCCAGCTGCTTTTTGATTTCATCGATTCTCTGACGCGCGACTTCGCGACCCGCGTTATCGCCACCACGTAATGCTGAACCCTTTTCGCGGCGGGCTTGCATCAACTCGTCTACCAAAACCTTTTTTACCTCGGCTGACAAGAACGGGTTTGTACATCGCCAGAGACGTCCTCTGACAACAAAGTAGCGACCGTCCGGAGTAACAGGCAACGTTGATTTCACCGCTCTTTCCATCAGAGATGCACGTGATAAAAACACGCGAACGAGCAGCTACAATCGCTGGCGCAAGCAGGGTTGTAATTTAAACCAAAATTTCCTTGCGAGCGCATGTCTCACCGTCAACCGATTCTTTACTGACAGCATGTCATGGCAACTGCCAGTTTCAGTCTCAAATTTTATCAGTGGTACGACGGCGGCGGTCCTTCTTCGATTTCGCCAGGCGTCGCGGAATCATCCGCTGGTGCGCCACTTGTTTGTACAAGCGGATCCCAAGCTGGCAAACCTGCACGCAAACAGTCATTAATTGTTGCCGTTTGGGCAGCTTGATGAATATCGACGCGTTTGAGTTCTACGTCGTGCCCATGCGGGAGCCCGAGTTCGCACAAGGCGGCTTCGGCTGATTCGATGTCTTCAAAAACCGCCGCTTCGTCCATCCCCGAGGGCATGACCCCTGACCAAAATGGCACGCTCTGGTCGCAGCCCAAGAAGATGCCGTAAACAGGACTATGTAGGACATAGGCAACTTTGCGATTACTCGCAATCGGCAGGAGGTTACGAGCTGCTGCTAGACGGACCGATTCGGTGATCGAGTTCGTGCGGAGTTTTGCGTTGATCGACTTAAAGTGACGACGTGTTACGGCATTGGCAGATAGGCCAAGCGATTCAGCGATCATGGCTGACGACGCACCTTGTGCCGACAGGTACAGAATGTCGAGTTCAAGCCGGGTTAATCCGCTACTGCTCCAAGAGGATGCCCGTTCTCCCCGGTCGTACCAATCAAAAATTTCACCAGCAATCAGTTTGAACAATAAGCGGTTTTTACGAAGCGGTTCTTCCCCACCATCTTCAGGCAGGTCCGGCATCGCCACATAGAGCACGCCGAAGAAACGCGCTTCCGGGCCGTGTGCCGGGATGGTGATCCAGCTGGAGGCGCCGAAACTGCGCATGAATTCGGCCATCTCACGCCGGCTTCCATCCAGGTATTTTATCGAACCCACGTCGGAGGAAAAGAACGGCTGCTGAGAATGTGCCCCATGCGTCATGAAGGGGTCCGTCGCGTACCACCTTTTTTCCGCATACTTCTGAACGAGGTCCACAGCGGAAGCCGATAGCACACGATATGAATGATGGGCGCCATCTGTGCCTTTTTCCGTCAAACAGAAAAATGTTGTCCGGGCTCCGAGCCGAAGAACGACATCTCTGAGTTGCCTGAGGAGAGCCGCTTCATCTTGCGCATTCGCAAGATGACGAATCATATCGATCACGTCTTCATCGTGACCAAGCGAAGCTTTTTTCGCGCATGCAGCCAAAGGCTCGCGCGCCAGTCGCGGGATAGCGTCTCTTATCTTTTGATACGGCTCGGTACGCTGTAGATCTTGGACATTTGCCTCGTTCGCGAGGACAACCTGTGTGAATCGCGTCTCGCCGTTGCGCCCCAGGCGCAATAACGATTCGCGTTCGAGGAGACCTCCAAACTGCGACAGCCGTGCTCTTAAATGAACCGTCTCATGGCCAGCTGAAAACGTAACACTTTCTGCGTTCAACATCGACATCTCATCCCTTGCGCGATTACCTGCGCATCAATGTAAACGCGGAGTCGTTACCAATTCATCCGATGTTACAAAGGGTTGCATTCAGCGCCTACTACATACCGCCCCCCGAGGTCAAGGGGGTACACCTCGGGGGTGCTTCGCATCTACGATGAGTCATCAGCGATCGCGAGGCTCATAACAATGCCACTCAGCAACTTCAGTTTGCTTCAAAGCGTGTGGGGAAAAACGGCCGTCATAACCCATGTTGATTTTCTCCAGCTGCGACACGGCAACAGAATCAGATGGCACGCGCTAGTCGTCGCAAGAGACGGTCAGATGCTGTTCTCGAATGTTGAGGGAGAGCCGCGGAAATGGTTGCGGCTGGACGATGCAGTCGCCGAACTTGGAGAGATCATGCCAATGCGGGTCGAGATGCGTGTGGTCCGCGCGCTAGGGTGTCGATGTGGTTGACGGCACGCCTTCAGTACGCCAAGCGAGCAATCAGGAAATCAGTTGAACCGCTTTGTTGAGCACTTCAGGATCCACCCGTCCGCTCTCGGACGCAGTCAGATAAACCAACGATATGAGTCGCGCCTTGACCTCGATAGCCATATTAGGTTTTAACCCATTGATCGCTTCATCGACGCGGGTCAGCACGTCCTGCAGCAATGCGTCGTTGATCGACCCGTTAGTGCGGCGACCGGTCACGATGTATAAGAGGTCTAGCCCTGCGGCGTCAATCGCAGCCAAATATGACGCGTCTGGCAGACGTGCGCCGGTCTCATATGTGAATTGGGTTTTCCGACTCACCCCGGTGATTTCGCACATCCTCCCTTGTGTTAGGCCTTTGCGCTCCCTCTCGCTCAGCAGACGAGCACCGATACTTTGCGTCATAACGTACCTATTATTGACATTGGGTTCAAAACGACCCAGAATGGCCTTAATGGTCCATTCCAACGCTATTATAAGAGGCGGGAAATGCCTCGGAAGTTTTCGATGAGATTCATGCAGAGGATGAACGACGAAGAGCTTCTACTCATCCGTGGGGATTACAGCGCGACTCGTGGGGGCGCATGCAGCGCCAGCCCAGTCAAACCTAAGCGAGTATAAGTTGTAGCGGCCGATGAGAGTGCTACCAACACCACCATCGGCCTGACCATTGCAGGACTGTTGAGGAATCGAAATGGCTAAAACCATTATAGATGAGAACGTTCGTTCACAAAAACTGGATCGCAAGTTCCTTTGGGTTGCGGCGTCTGGCGCCATCTCCATTGCGTCGCCTTCCCCGGTCTTTGCTGATGACTGGGGCTGCCAAGTGCTGTTGTGCCTCGCCGACCCCCGCGGGCCGGAGACCGAGTCAGAATGCAAGCCCCCCATCGAAAAGCTCTGGAATGCGCTTGAGCACGGCAAATCATTTCCCACTTGCGACCTGAATAGCAGCGCGGCGAATCTGTCGCCCGATGTCAGGAGCTCGGTGCCCGCGAGTGCGCGTAATGCTGGGCAAGGCACTGGCGCCCAAAATGTAGGCGCAGGGCCAAACTATTGCAGCCCAAATCTCCTCTTCTGGGGTCCGCCCGAGCAAAGCATGCTCACATGCGGCGCGCGTGGAGCGATCAACGTCACCATCGACAACCACATTTTTACGCGCGTGTGGTGGGGTATCAATGGCAAAACGACCGTTACTGAGTTCTATGGGCAAGGATCGACCACGGTCCCCTATGACCCGGCCTCATCCGCGCAGCAGTTCTTGTCAAAAACAGATGCTCCAGGGTCTGGTAGCGCGACTGCCGTAGACAGCGGCGGCAACCACTAACTCTACACACTCCGAATCAAACTGCCGTTGTCATCACCAGTAGGCCTGCGGCGGGAATTCAGAGTTGAGAAAAAGCACTTCAAATTTTCGATGATGCAATTAGTACAACTGAAAGGTATGCAAGGTGCGTAGATTGTTCGTTGGTGAAAAGTCATCTCTCGTGCAAGCCGTGGTCGCAGTCTTGCCGGGCACGCCGCGTCGCGACGGCGTGGTGACCTATATCGGCGACGATGCGTTCGTGCCGCTCGCTGGTCACGCACTCGAGCAGGCCATGCCAGACGAGTATCTTCCCGATGACCTACCACGCAGCAAGAGCGGTGCAAAGATCTGGCGTTATCAAGACCTTCCGATCGTACCAACTGCCTGGCTGATGGCTCCCCGTGGTGATTTGGAGCGCAACGTCCGCGCGGTAGAAAAACTTTTGTCCGAGGTCGATCAAGTCGTGCATCTGGGTGACCCGGATGAGGAAGGCCAGCTTCTTGTAGATGAAGTTCTGATCTATCTAGGTAACACCAAGCCCGTCCTACGGCTGCTCGTCAACGATTACAACCCGGCCAAAGTCCGTCAGGCACTTGACTCGATGCACAGCAACGAGGCGCCGCAGTTTCGCGCATGGTTCGTGTGGGCACTCGCGCGTTCCCGTTACGACTGGCTCTTCGGTCTGAACTTAACGCGTGCCGCAACTTTACGCGCTCGTGAACTCGGATTCGACGGCGTATTGACCGTCGGGAGCGTCCAAACCCCGACTCTCATGATCATATATGGACGCGATCGTGCTATCGAGTCATTCAAGCCGGTCGGCTATTTCACTATCGCGGCGAAGATGCAGCATGAGAACGGCCTGTTTGTCGCGAACTGGAAGGCGCGCGAAGACCAAGCCGGTCTAGACGATGCGGGCCGTTTGATCGACGAATCTGTTGCGCGTGCGCTTGTTGTCCGGATGCGAAACCAGCCGGCAGAGATATCAGCGTATGACAAGTCGCCCAAGCGAGAGGCGCCGCCGCTGCCTTTGTCCCTGAACGAATTGACGGTGGCCGCATGCGGCAAGTTTGGCTACACGGGTGACGAAGTGTTGGCCGCGGCGCAAGTGCTGTACGAACGTTACAAAGTCACAAGCTACCCGCGCACGGAGAACCGTTATCTGTCGGAGGCGCAGCACGATGAAGCGCCGACCATTCTGGCGTCGGTTAGCCGAAACCTGCGCGGGCTCGGCTCATTGATCAGCTGCGCCGACACGAAACGCAAATCGGCTGCGTTCGACGACAAGAAGATGAATGGTGAAGCGCACCACGGCATCGTGCCGACCGTATGCGTAACGGACCTATCCGCGCTGAATGAGATTGAGCGCAACGTCTACGACCTGGTCGTGCGCAGCTATCTCGCCCAATTCTTCGAGCCCGCCGTATTTATGCAAACACGCATCGAAATTTCATGTGTCAGCGAGCGCTTGACCGCGAACGGCAAGACGCCCGTGTCCGCCGGCTGGCGTGAGGTCTATGCGCCGCACGAGGAAGCGGCTGTGCAAACGCCGGTCGACGGCGAAACTGAAGATGCCAAACAGACACTCCCGGACATGGCGCAGGGCGACCCTGCAACGTGCACGGCATGTGATACCGCGAGCCGAGCAACGAAGCCCCCTTCCCGCTTTGATGAAGCATCGTTGCTGAGCGCCATGATTGACCTTCACAAATTCACGACCGATCCGGCGGCTAGAGCGCGTCTGAAAGAGGGAAAAGGCATTGGTACAAGCGCCACACGCGCCGGGATCATCAAGGACCTGCGCGAGCGTGGTTTCCTCGAGATCGCCAAGGGCACCAAAAACAAGCTGACGTGCAGCGCGAGCGGCCGGGGGTTGCTTACGGCACTGCCCGGCCCAGTCAAGGATCCAACGATGGCCGGCATGTTCAAAATCGCGCTCGACGCGGTAGCGAGCGGGCAAATCACGTACGACCAGTTCATTGACCGCAACGTCGCTTTCATTACCAAGGTGATCGCGGGCTTGCGGACCTCGAAGATGAACTTGCCCGTGGCACCCGCACCAGCATGTCCGAAATGTACATCGGGCCGCTTGCGGCGAATCCCGGGCAATGACGGCCACTTTTGGGGTTGCTCGAACTTCAAGGCGCAGCCCAAGTGCTCCGCGTCCTATCCGGACCGTGACGGCGCACCAGACTTCACGTCGAAACTGAAACCCAGGAGCAAGGGCTTTGGATTTAAGAAAGTGGGAGCGATGTAATGGCTGAGCAACCCAAACAAGATCGCGTGTGGGATTTTGCGACTGAAGCATACCTGCCGTCGGATGATGAAAAGCCACCAGCCGGGAACACGATGGTTTCGGATTCGGCCCACGTCGGGAAAACGACGTCTTTGAACACGCTCCTGAATGCAGAACCAGACCGTCCGGACGAAGATCCGGACGTTGACAGCGAACCCGCGCAATGATGCCCGCCGACTTCAATAGCCTCGCGCAGCAATGCGCGCCCGGAGTTCATCCGACGACCTTGCAGGCGATTGTTCGCGGCGAGTCGGATTTCAACCCCTTTGCGATCGGTGTCGTAGGAGGTCGCCTCGTGCGTCAGCCACAGAACCGCGATGAAGCGATGGCCACTGTTGCGGCGCTCGACGCGGGAGGCTGGAACTACAGCATGGGCTTGAGCCAAGTGAATCGCTACAACCTCGCGAGGTATGGCATGGACGCGAATGCCGCACTTGACCCTTGCACGAATCTGCGTGCAGGCTCGGCGATCTTGTCGGACTGTTATCGCCGTGCGTCCGCCCGTATGGGTGCTGGCCAGAACGCGTTGCACGCGGCGCTCAGCTGCTATTACAGCGGGAATTTCAAGCGTGGGTTTGTCCGTGATTCCGGAACATCGAGCTACGTCCAGCGTGTTGTTTCCTTCGTAGCGTCGACAGACCCAGAAACGGCTAAGGGAGATGTTCGGCCCATTGCTGTCGTGCCAGTCGCTACGCCCGAGACCGTGCGGCAAACCGTGCCGCGGCTCGACCCTGGTACAGGGACATCGGCAGCGATTGGAACGCCTTCGACATCACGGCGTGCGCAGCCCGAGCATACCCACCCATCCTGGGACACATTCGGAGATTTTTGAACCTTTGATCCAGCACTCTTTTTCTTCACCCCCATCTGAATAGCCTGTTATGAGGACAACTATGAAACGTACCAAACTATTATCCCTGCTTGTATCGCCGTTGGTTGGCTTCGCTGTATCGCTGGTCAGCGCGAGCGCGCATGCAGGCGGTCTGACTGCCGGGACCAGCGCGATCACCAATTTCGAACTTTGGTTCTTTACGATTTGCGGGATCTTGGCGATTTGTTACCTGCTCTGGGTCGGGATTCAGTGCTGGAGCAACAAGGCCGACTGGGTGCATGACTTTGGTGGCGCCATTGCCAAGGTCGCGGCCGTCGGCTCCGTTCCGGTTCTCGCCGCATGGGCCTGGACCGTTTTCGGATCATGAGCGAAAAAGCCCTGTATTCGTCGTATGCGGGCCTTGGGCGCGTTGCCATGATCAAGGGTGTACCCCTCATGGCCGGCCTGGTCCTTTTCGGGATCAGCGTCGCCGTTGCCATGGTTGGCGGCTTTGCCTTCGGGCCAGCAGGATTTCTCCTGTTCGTCCCCTGCCTCGCACCCGTGATGTTCATCAAACAGGTGTGTGCGACCGATGATCAGGCGCTCAACATCTTATTGCTGGAAGTGCGTTGCTTTCTAGGACGCACGAACGCCCGGATGTTTGGCAACACCTACACGCTCAGTCCGATGAAGTACGGCTACCGGCTTGATACGTTCCGCCAGGCATTCGAGCGCATCCCGTCACTCGTTGCCCACGAGCAGTTCCGAGCCGAGCTGTTTCGGAACGGGCCTCCGCAGCGCAAGGAAAGATGATGTCCATTTACGAAAAAATGAAACGTCAGCCGGCCGTTGAAGACAAGATGCCGAAGATTGGTCACGCCGTCTCCGAGCAAGTGACGAGTTGCGGCAACGACCGAACCTTGCTCGTTATCCGTCTGCCGGGCATCCCATTCGAATCGGCAACGGACTCCATTCTGGAGAACCGTTTTGATTCTCTGAACCGTTTCTTGTCATCGCTTGGCGCGACCAAAGGCAATCGGCTGTCGATGACAACGACGCTCAAGCGCCGGCGCATGGCGCACGATCAGACGTACGCGTTTCGCTCGTCGTTCATGATGGATTTCAGTGAGCAGTATCTGGCGCGATTCAAGAAGACGGACTATTTCGAAAACACATATTACCTAAGCGTTGTGCTCAAGCACGACAACCTCAATGAGGGCGTTGCCGAGATCGAAGAGCTTGGGGCGACGATCGTTAAGGCACTCAGCGCGTACGACCCGGAAATATTGTGCGCTTACGAGCGCAACGGCATGATGTTTTCTGAAACCTTTGAATTCATCGGCGAGCTGATCAATGGCGTCGAGCGTCGGGTGCCAGTGACCGAAATGCCCGGCTACCAGGCCATACCCAACGCGTGGATGCACTTTGGTTACGACGTTTTGGAGGTGCGCTCCGACAACAACACCAAATACGCTGTCTGCTATGACCTGAAAGACTTGCCGAAAAGCGGCTGGGGGCAGATGAACTCGCTTCTGACTGTGCCAGTCGAGTTCACCTTGACGCAATCGTTCGGATTTCTGGGCACGCATCAGGCGAACGCCAAGATCGAAACACAGATTGGCAAGCTTACGTCAGTGCAAGACAAGGCCGTTCATCAAATTGACGACCTGAGTCACGCGCAGGCCCTACTCGCTGCGCGTGAGCTTGCATTCGGTGATTACCATGGTGCGCTCGTGGTGTACGGATCGAGCGCGCAGAAGGCAATCGAAAACGGGACCTACGTTGCCGCGCAGTCGCTCAATGAATGCGGCGTGAGCTGGATGCCTGCGACTTTGTCGGCACCGGTGACCTATTTTAGTCAAGTTCCCGGGGCGACCAAAAAGCCGCGACCCAGTCCGCGGTCTACGCGCACGCTGGCGTCGACGTCCTCCATGCACAACTACTCGACCGGCAAGGCACGAGGCAATCCGATCGGCGACGGTACTGCGGTCATGCCGCTTTCGACCATCGGCAAAGGTCGATTTGACTTCAATTTCCATGCGTCGCTGCCTGATCAAGACAACACCGGCGAGAAATTCGCAGGTCACACCCTGATCCTCGGTGCGACCGGCACAGGTAAGACCACGCTGCAGCTGTCGCTCGTCGGTTTTCTCGAGCGGTTCGATCCGAAGATCTTCGCCCTTGACCTCGACCGAGGCATGGAGATCTTTATTCGTAACTTAGGCGGTGTGTATCTGCCGTTGAAGGCCGGTGTCGAAACGGGGCTTGCGCCTTTTGAACTGCCGCCCACCGAAGCGAACCTGCAGTTCCTGTACAGCTTGGTGAGGTCGTGCGGGCGTGACGCGGCCGGACAGATTAATGACGCCGATGCGGTCAAAGTCAAGAACGCGGTCGACGCCATCTATGCGATCGAGCGGGTCGAAGATCGCGTGTTCAGCCGTCTGCTCGAAAACATTGCGGATGACGGCACGCCCAATTCGCTCTGGACGCGGCTGTCGAAGTGGTGCCATGCGGCCGGCGGCGAATTCGCGTGGGCGCTCGACAACGTGCCGAACACGATGATCGACGTGACGAAGCAGCACCGCATCGGCTTTGATGTCACCGACTTCCTGCAAAAAAACTACCAGCCAACTGAGCCGGTCCTTGCCTACCTCTTCTACCTCAAAAAGCTGATGCAGGAGAACGGCGGCCTGCTGGTGACGATCGTCGAAGAATTCTGGTTGCCAGCGCAGTACCCCGTGACGCAAGAGTTAATTTTAAAGTCGCTCAAGACGGGTCGAAAGATTGAAGAGTTTGTGCTGCTTGTATCGCAGTCGCCGGAAGATGCCATTGCGAGCCCGATCTTTGCCGCAATTCAACAGCAGACGGCCACCAAGATCTATCTGCCGAATCCGGACGCGCGTTTCGAGGCTTACGAGGTGTGCAACATGAACCGAAAGGAGTTCGACGTCCTCAAGAGCCTCGACAAGGAATCGCGGACGTTTCTCATCAAACAGAGTAATCAATCAGTCTTCGCCACGCTTGACCTATACGGCATGTCAGACGCGCTTGCAGTTCTCTCCGGCACAACAGACAACATCCCAATTTGGGACGAAGTATGGGCGGAATATGGGCCTGATATCGACAAGTGTATGGCGGTCTTTCAATCACGGCGCAAGGGCAAGAAGAAGGCTGCCAGGTTCGATCGGCATGCCATAGACCCCTCGCATGGCCCGACCTATGCAGCGAGTCTTGAAGAGGGAGCAACATCATGAGCGTTGCGCCGATCAATGTCGCCATTTTCCAGCCCCTCATGACCATGTTCGACACGACCGTCAACCAGACGATCATGACGGGCTCTGCCAACCTGATCACGTTGATCAGCCCTTTGGTCGCGGCTGGCCTCGGCGTCTACATGTTGTTGATCATGACCTCCTACTGGCGTGGTGCGACGGACCAGCCGGTGATCGACTTCTTCATGCGGTTCGCTGCATGGGGACTCATCATCACCGCCGGGATGAACATCCAGTACTACACCGAGTATGTGGTGCCATTCTTCAATGGCGTCGGCGACGACATCGCTCAGGCGCTGACGAATAGCCCCTCGACAGGTACGGCCCTGGACACCTTGCTGTCGTCTTATCTCACCGCGATCAACAACCTGTTTGCGCCTTTGAGCCCGTTCAACGTTGGTGGCTACGTTGCTTCCTGCGCCAACGCGTTACTGATCATATTGGTCGCCCTCCCCTTTCTCGCGCTTGCGGCCGCCTATCTGATTCTTGCGAAGTTCGCGCTTGGGCTGTTGCTTGCTTTGGGACCGATGTTCATCGCGGCGGCGCTCTTTCCTGCAACGCGCAAGTTCTTTGAAGCATGGACCGCGCAATGCCTCAATTACGCGTTCTTGACAGCGCTCTTTGCGGCGGCCGGCGCCATTGAGGTCAAGTTCGCAACCGCGAGCGTACCAGCGGGGTCCCTGACGGACATTCCTACCACGGCCAAGCTTGCCATGATGGGGATCACGTTCATCGTCGTATCGCTGAACTTGCCTGCGCTGGCCTCTGCACTGGCGGGTGGTGTCGGAATCTCGGCGATGGCACAACACGCCGGCGGCCCGGCCAGGTTCGCCGGAAAGAGTGTTGGAAAAGGCATCAGCTCGGGATACAGGGCTGCGAAGCAGCTGACAGGCCGTGCTGCCGGCGGATCGATCGACGGGTAATTCATTTCAGGGGTATTCATGCTTATACACATCGAAACTCGAACTAGTAAATTCCGGCAGATGGTGACGCTCGTCGGTTGCGTCCTTGCTATCGAGGGACAATTTGCTCCCGCGCATGCACAGGGTATCCCTGTCATCAGCACAAGCGAACTTGCGCAAGACCTGCTTATGGCGAAAAACCTTCAATCGCAGCTTGTCACCATGACGGATCAATACCACGCACTGACTGGAAATCGTGGTTTCGGGCAGATCCTGAACAACCCGTCATTGACGAGCTATTTGCCTTCCCAGTGGCAATCGGTTTATAGCCAGGTCAAGTCCGGTCAATTGCAAGGGTTAAGCAGCGCCGCGCAGCTGATCGAAAGCCAGGAAGCTATGACCGCAACCACACCTTCTCAGCAGCGTTACAACGACACGCTCGCGACCAACAAAGCGATGGCAACGCAGGCCTATCAGGCGTCGGCCGACCGCCTGCAGAACATCCAGAACCTGATGCAGCAGTCTGACCTGACGCAGGACCCTGCGGCGAAGGCTGATTTGCAAAATCGGTTGCTTAGTGAAAACGCAATGATCCAGAACGAACAGACCAAGCTCAACCTGGTGGGTCAGCTGCAGCAGGCTGAAGAAAAGCTCG comes from the Burkholderia sp. PAMC 26561 genome and includes:
- a CDS encoding helix-turn-helix transcriptional regulator produces the protein MLNAESVTFSAGHETVHLRARLSQFGGLLERESLLRLGRNGETRFTQVVLANEANVQDLQRTEPYQKIRDAIPRLAREPLAACAKKASLGHDEDVIDMIRHLANAQDEAALLRQLRDVVLRLGARTTFFCLTEKGTDGAHHSYRVLSASAVDLVQKYAEKRWYATDPFMTHGAHSQQPFFSSDVGSIKYLDGSRREMAEFMRSFGASSWITIPAHGPEARFFGVLYVAMPDLPEDGGEEPLRKNRLLFKLIAGEIFDWYDRGERASSWSSSGLTRLELDILYLSAQGASSAMIAESLGLSANAVTRRHFKSINAKLRTNSITESVRLAAARNLLPIASNRKVAYVLHSPVYGIFLGCDQSVPFWSGVMPSGMDEAAVFEDIESAEAALCELGLPHGHDVELKRVDIHQAAQTATINDCLRAGLPAWDPLVQTSGAPADDSATPGEIEEGPPPSYH
- a CDS encoding lytic transglycosylase domain-containing protein; the protein is MMPADFNSLAQQCAPGVHPTTLQAIVRGESDFNPFAIGVVGGRLVRQPQNRDEAMATVAALDAGGWNYSMGLSQVNRYNLARYGMDANAALDPCTNLRAGSAILSDCYRRASARMGAGQNALHAALSCYYSGNFKRGFVRDSGTSSYVQRVVSFVASTDPETAKGDVRPIAVVPVATPETVRQTVPRLDPGTGTSAAIGTPSTSRRAQPEHTHPSWDTFGDF
- a CDS encoding type IV secretion system protein, which gives rise to MLIHIETRTSKFRQMVTLVGCVLAIEGQFAPAHAQGIPVISTSELAQDLLMAKNLQSQLVTMTDQYHALTGNRGFGQILNNPSLTSYLPSQWQSVYSQVKSGQLQGLSSAAQLIESQEAMTATTPSQQRYNDTLATNKAMATQAYQASADRLQNIQNLMQQSDLTQDPAAKADLQNRLLSENAMIQNEQTKLNLVGQLQQAEEKLAEKQDADTFKNTLMGSASQAPQ
- a CDS encoding DNA topoisomerase, giving the protein MRRLFVGEKSSLVQAVVAVLPGTPRRDGVVTYIGDDAFVPLAGHALEQAMPDEYLPDDLPRSKSGAKIWRYQDLPIVPTAWLMAPRGDLERNVRAVEKLLSEVDQVVHLGDPDEEGQLLVDEVLIYLGNTKPVLRLLVNDYNPAKVRQALDSMHSNEAPQFRAWFVWALARSRYDWLFGLNLTRAATLRARELGFDGVLTVGSVQTPTLMIIYGRDRAIESFKPVGYFTIAAKMQHENGLFVANWKAREDQAGLDDAGRLIDESVARALVVRMRNQPAEISAYDKSPKREAPPLPLSLNELTVAACGKFGYTGDEVLAAAQVLYERYKVTSYPRTENRYLSEAQHDEAPTILASVSRNLRGLGSLISCADTKRKSAAFDDKKMNGEAHHGIVPTVCVTDLSALNEIERNVYDLVVRSYLAQFFEPAVFMQTRIEISCVSERLTANGKTPVSAGWREVYAPHEEAAVQTPVDGETEDAKQTLPDMAQGDPATCTACDTASRATKPPSRFDEASLLSAMIDLHKFTTDPAARARLKEGKGIGTSATRAGIIKDLRERGFLEIAKGTKNKLTCSASGRGLLTALPGPVKDPTMAGMFKIALDAVASGQITYDQFIDRNVAFITKVIAGLRTSKMNLPVAPAPACPKCTSGRLRRIPGNDGHFWGCSNFKAQPKCSASYPDRDGAPDFTSKLKPRSKGFGFKKVGAM
- a CDS encoding XRE family transcriptional regulator; amino-acid sequence: MCEITGVSRKTQFTYETGARLPDASYLAAIDAAGLDLLYIVTGRRTNGSINDALLQDVLTRVDEAINGLKPNMAIEVKARLISLVYLTASESGRVDPEVLNKAVQLIS
- a CDS encoding transporter, with translation MMDFSEQYLARFKKTDYFENTYYLSVVLKHDNLNEGVAEIEELGATIVKALSAYDPEILCAYERNGMMFSETFEFIGELINGVERRVPVTEMPGYQAIPNAWMHFGYDVLEVRSDNNTKYAVCYDLKDLPKSGWGQMNSLLTVPVEFTLTQSFGFLGTHQANAKIETQIGKLTSVQDKAVHQIDDLSHAQALLAARELAFGDYHGALVVYGSSAQKAIENGTYVAAQSLNECGVSWMPATLSAPVTYFSQVPGATKKPRPSPRSTRTLASTSSMHNYSTGKARGNPIGDGTAVMPLSTIGKGRFDFNFHASLPDQDNTGEKFAGHTLILGATGTGKTTLQLSLVGFLERFDPKIFALDLDRGMEIFIRNLGGVYLPLKAGVETGLAPFELPPTEANLQFLYSLVRSCGRDAAGQINDADAVKVKNAVDAIYAIERVEDRVFSRLLENIADDGTPNSLWTRLSKWCHAAGGEFAWALDNVPNTMIDVTKQHRIGFDVTDFLQKNYQPTEPVLAYLFYLKKLMQENGGLLVTIVEEFWLPAQYPVTQELILKSLKTGRKIEEFVLLVSQSPEDAIASPIFAAIQQQTATKIYLPNPDARFEAYEVCNMNRKEFDVLKSLDKESRTFLIKQSNQSVFATLDLYGMSDALAVLSGTTDNIPIWDEVWAEYGPDIDKCMAVFQSRRKGKKKAARFDRHAIDPSHGPTYAASLEEGATS
- a CDS encoding VirB3 family type IV secretion system protein — encoded protein: MSEKALYSSYAGLGRVAMIKGVPLMAGLVLFGISVAVAMVGGFAFGPAGFLLFVPCLAPVMFIKQVCATDDQALNILLLEVRCFLGRTNARMFGNTYTLSPMKYGYRLDTFRQAFERIPSLVAHEQFRAELFRNGPPQRKER
- a CDS encoding type IV secretion system protein, translated to MSVAPINVAIFQPLMTMFDTTVNQTIMTGSANLITLISPLVAAGLGVYMLLIMTSYWRGATDQPVIDFFMRFAAWGLIITAGMNIQYYTEYVVPFFNGVGDDIAQALTNSPSTGTALDTLLSSYLTAINNLFAPLSPFNVGGYVASCANALLIILVALPFLALAAAYLILAKFALGLLLALGPMFIAAALFPATRKFFEAWTAQCLNYAFLTALFAAAGAIEVKFATASVPAGSLTDIPTTAKLAMMGITFIVVSLNLPALASALAGGVGISAMAQHAGGPARFAGKSVGKGISSGYRAAKQLTGRAAGGSIDG